One window of the Colletotrichum destructivum chromosome 4, complete sequence genome contains the following:
- a CDS encoding Putative zn(2)Cys(6) fungal-type DNA-binding domain-containing protein, with protein sequence MADPSAPDNHPMSSPPGEPEPERDRSQQGGRASSTAKTNTRPAARGTAFYQRKRAVKACQVCRARRTKCDNLKPSCSFCLKVGATCIQSPVDLSSFDPASLKILERLDDLEELMRSVSVDGSPSHHKTRVVEAPRNPIQLEHQVETPDRVGGGPPIQLAMIIPPRPEHVMSWAIFRDLGNGIEVNDTSLHVDHASSVVGNSPMSSLGAIDLEMRLINDLLDRFFSYVHVKNPILDETATRKMVSRTVLNGVDWSAESCLSLLICALGSLATPFGPSHETMPGSAAHANAQDYFRAAQKRLGGLFSSDDIIAAQCLFLSGVYMMCVFQPVKAWRHFVQALASCQQFPFLTPEAQQRYHSNAEAGDDDARDYYSIDTLQQAVYWSSWKSEREMRGDLYLPDFSLADQELGIYPPFFPTPPAPRAEVEEAADPRLARERTSWYFYLAEISLRRLASRISAEMVGLQKEHSSTRQAYLAAMAEVVPRYEEQAREWIASLPPSLSFSEPAEEDDVCRFVLRGHALNLYEQIYWPFTTAVLDGLGANPDFPRAAVSSGAVALANKGLDNHLYRLVVNRLGYRHRHHGTLPMMRSCSRSALVLAAAAILSQSESNGGRGMQGDSAPTLSLPPGWYEAIEEVIDLLSFWECETRDMETTRRLLEKACAMFTVPSPAAYRMGV encoded by the coding sequence ATGGCAGACCCTTCTGCCCCGGACAACCACCCCATGTCTTCACCCCCTGGGGAACCGGAACCGGAGCGAGACCGAAGCCAGCAGGGGGGGCgagcctcgtcgacggccaagACCAACACTCGTCCAGCAGCGCGCGGGACCGCCTTCTACCAGCGCAAGAGAGCCGTCAAGGCGTGCCAGGTGTGCCGAGCCCGGCGGACGAAATGCGACAATCTCAAGCCGTCATGCTCCTTTTGCCTCAAGGTCGGGGCCACCTGCATCCAGTCCCCCGTCGACCTGTCCAGCTTCGACCCGGCTAGCCTCAAGATTCTGGAAcggctcgacgacctggaggAGCTGATGAGATCCGTGTCGGTCGATGGGTCGCCGAGCCACCACAAGACAAGAGTGGTCGAGGCACCACGGAATCCCATCCAGCTGGAGCATCAGGTGGAAACACCGGATAGAGTAGGAGGGGGGCCACCCATCCAACTCGCCATGATCATCCCGCCAAGGCCAGAACATGTCATGTCATGGGCCATCTTCCGAGACCTCGGCAACGGGATCGAGGTCAACGACACGTCACTGCACGTCGACCATGCCTCTTCGGTCGTGGGAAACTCGCCAATGTCGagcctcggcgccatcgacctcgagaTGCGCCTCATCAACGACTTGCTGGACAGGTTCTTCAGCTACGTGCACGTCAAGAACCCGATCCTCGACGAGACGGCCACGCGCAAGATGGTCTCGCGCACGGTGCTCAACGGCGTCGACTGGTCCGCCGAGTCCTGCCTCTCGCTCCTCATCTGCGCGCTGGGCTCCCTCGCGACGCCCTTCGGCCCGAGTCATGAGACGATGCCCGGgtccgccgcccacgccAACGCCCAGGACTACTTCCGGGCGGCCCAGAAGCGGCTGGGCGGCCTGTTCTCGTCggacgacatcatcgccgcccagTGCCTCTTCTTGTCGGGCGTCTACATGATGTGCGTCTTCCAGCCGGTCAAGGCGTGGAGGCACTTTGTCCAGGCGCTTGCGAGCTGCCAGCAGTTTCCCTTCCTCACCCCCGAAGCCCAGCAGCGCTACCACAGCAACgcggaggcgggcgatgacgacgcgcGGGACTACTACTCCATCGACACCCTCCAGCAGGCCGTGTACTGGTCGTCGTGGAAGTCGGAGCGGGAGATGCGAGGCGACCTCTACCTGCCGGACTTCTCACTGGCCGACCAGGAGCTCGGCATCTACCCGCCCTTCTtcccgacgccgcccgcgccccgggccgaggtcgaggaggcggcggacccGCGTCTGGCCCGCGAGAGGACGTCGTGGTACTTTTACCTCGCCGAGATCTCCCTCCGCAGGCTCGCGTCCCGGATCAGCGCCGAGATGGTCGGCCTGCAGAAGGAGCACTCCTCCACGCGCCAGGCCTacctcgccgccatggccgaggtcgTCCCGCGGTACGAGGAGCAGGCGCGCGAGTGGATCGCCTCGCTGCCCCCGAGCTTGTCCTTCTCcgagccggccgaggaggacgatgtcTGCAGGTTCGTGCTGCGGGGCCACGCCCTGAACCTGTACGAGCAGATCTACTGGCCCTTCACGaccgccgtgctcgacggTCTCGGGGCGAACCCGGACTTCCCTCGggcggccgtctcgtccgGCGCGGTGGCACTGGCGAACAAGGGCCTCGATAACCACCTCTACCGTCTCGTTGTCAACCGGCTGGGGTACAGGCACCGTCATCACGGGACGCTGCCGATGATGCGGTCCTGCTCGCGGAGCGCCCTGGTgttggccgcggccgcgatcCTGTCACAGTCTGAGTCGAACGGGGGGAGAGGTATGCAGGGCGATAGTGCCCCTACGTTGTCCTTACCCCCTGGGTGgtacgaggccatcgaggaggtGATTGaccttctctctttctggGAGTGTGAGACGAGGGACATGGAGACGACGCGGCGCTTGTTGGAGAAGGCGTGCGCCATGTTCACGGTCCCATCGCCGGCCGCATATCGCATGGGGGTTTAG
- a CDS encoding Putative major facilitator, sugar transporter, major facilitator superfamily, producing the protein MADKNDVSDHLEASVSHHDAKGTAMATTNQQEHDLTVREIFKNHKAIVWWCFYWAMAAIGWGFDAQINGAMIAVVSFRRDFGYVLDGEAILPADWQSAFNVISTIGQFFGGFACSWLADRIGRKKSLLVGVAVCAGGCVGEMLSHTRVAFLLSKLVLGLGLGFYLTLAPLATSELAPVALRGYATAGVNLGIAVGQLLSNAVVKAFGERPDRWAYRGPFATQLFFVLFLAVFLPFAPETPWYLARKGKIEDATKALRRLYGADYDVTLRLAGIVATIEEENTQQTHELGFIDCFRGTNLLRTGISTGVFLCQHLVGIVFLLGYSTYFFQLAKFDVAKSFDLGVGVTACGVLGNMVSWFVVESFGRRKIFLSGMASLTCLLLLIGIMDVVPTNAAKWVQAASTVICAFVYFLTIGAMAFVILGEASSTVLRAKTMALATATQAVCGLAMNFAIPYMVNPDEGDLRGKVGFIFGGLAFIGTIGSFFYVPELKGKTFDEIDRLFVAKVPPRKMGDM; encoded by the exons aTGGCGGACAAGAACGACGTCTCGGACCACTTGGAAGCAAGTGTGTCGCACCACGACGCAAAGGGGACcgccatggcgacgacaAACCAACAGGAACACGACCTCACTGTCCGCGAGATCTTCAAGAACCACAAGGCCATCGTCTGGTGGTGCTTCTActgggccatggccgccatcggATG GGGCTTCGACGCTCAGATCAACGGTGCCATGATTGCCGTGGTGTCTTTCCGACGAGACTTTGG AtacgtcctcgacggcgaagcaATCCTCCCCGCCGACTGGCAGTCGGCCTTCAACGTCATCAGCACCATCGGCCAGttcttcggcggcttcgCCTGCAGCTGGCTCGCCGACCGCATCGGCCGCAAGAAgtccctcctcgtcggcgtcgccgtctgcgccggcggctgcgTCGGCGAGATGCTCTCCCACACCCGCgtcgccttcctcctctccaagctggtcctcggcctcggcctcggcttctACCTGACCCTCGCGCCCCTTGCCACCAGCGAGCTGGCCCCCGTCGCCCTCCGCGGCtacgccaccgccggcgtcaacctcggcatcgccgtcggccagctcctctccaacgccgtcgtcaaggctTTCGGCGAGCGCCCCGACCGCTGGGCCTACCGCGGCCCCTTCGCCACCcagctcttcttcgtcctcttcctcgccgtcttcctccccttcgccCCCGAGACCCCATGGTACCTCGCCCGCAAGGGCAAGATCGAGGACGCCACCAAGGCCCTCCGCAGGCTGTACGGCGCCGACTACGACGTCACCTTGAGGCTGGCCGGCATCGTGGCcaccatcgaggaggagaacaCCCAGCAGACGCATGAGCTGGGCTTCATCGACTGCTTCCGCGGCACCAACCTGCTCCGCACCGGCATCTCGACCGGCGTCTTCCTCTGCCAGcacctcgtcggcatcgtcttcctcctcggctaCTCGACCTACTTCTTCCAGCTCGCCAAGTTCGACGTCGCCAAGTCgttcgacctcggcgtcggcgtcaccGCCTGCGGCGTGCTCGGCAACATGGTCAGCTggttcgtcgtcgagtcCTTTGGCCGCCGCAAGATCTTCCTCTCCGGCATGGCCTCCCTGACgtgcctgctgctcctcatcggcatcatggACGTCGTCCcgaccaacgccgccaagtGGGTGCAGGCCGCCTCGACCGTCATCTGCGCCTTTGTCTACTTCCTGACCATCGGCGCCATGgccttcgtcatcctcggAGAGGCTTCCAGCACGGTGCTTCGTGCAAAGACCATGGCCCTGGCCACAGCCACCCAGGCCGTGTGCGGTCTGGCCATGAACTTCGCCATCCCGTACATGGTCAACCCCGACGAAGGGGACCTCAGGGGCAAGgtcggcttcatcttcgGTGGTCTGGCCTTCATCGGGACGATCGGGAGCTTCTTCTACGTCCCCGAGCTCAAGGGCAAGACCTTTGACGAGATCGACCGTCTCTTTGTGGCCAAAGTGCCGCCTAGGAAGATGGGTGACATGTAA
- a CDS encoding Putative cytochrome P450: MDDSARDRGSLLSKLPPVLFPLALVSFLSIYLLLFRLRYARQRHSNLPLPPGPPQLPIVGNLFNSPFHLRWLTHYQWRHIYGPVVHFKVGRQSTIVLTTVEAAHELLNKRASNYSDRSFGYMTTEMVTKGYNMLFRRYDSQLRLHQRLHAHGLNPRSAALYEPIQDMESLQLLNDMLSKGKLKADPSDGGKEMDGVAPQDPHWDFRRASASSISLVIWGYRLMKGHPGTKEQMDFFENNPTAAVAGGPIPLIDTFTWLKHVPYLISPWKRAGEKYHQSEAEHHVKNFRRGLRQPGYNVSKQIANGVERLGARTSEAEMAWIAATLTLANSETSVSILSWFVVAMITYPHMMRKAQAMLDEVVGQQRLPVYEDRARLPYIDAMIEEVMRWRPILPAGMDHAVAEEDEYMGYRIPAGATVVASQWAITRDKAVFGADSDDFRPERWLEGQDLPKISFGYGRRLCPGRHVGRDGLWIMFARLLWAFEMEAPTEAATGKKVVIDPMAMPPLGIVIAPKPFEALFKPRGEWVEELVHGELERSEKGVETLMEQIGAAKGLR; encoded by the coding sequence ATGGATGACTCTGCCAGAGACCGCGGCAGTTTGCTCTCCAAGCTGCCGCCCGTACTCTTTCCCTTGGCGCTCGTCTCATTCTTAAGCATTTATCTACTCCTCTTCCGTCTCCGCTATGCTCGCCAGCGGCATTCGAATCTGCCTCTCCCACCGGGGCCACCCCAACTCCCCATTGTCGGCAATCTCTTCAACAGCCCATTCCACCTCAGGTGGCTGACGCATTACCAATGGAGACACATCTACGGCCCGGTGGTTCACTTCAAGGTGGGAAGGCAGTCCACCATCGTCCTGACAACAGTCGAAGCGGCCCACGAGCTTCTCAACAAGCGCGCCAGCAATTACTCGGACCGGTCGTTCGGCTACATGACTACTGAGATGGTCACAAAGGGATACAACATGCTCTTCCGCCGATATGACTCCCAGCTCCGCCTTCACCAACGCCTCCACGCCCACGGGTTGAACCCTCGCTCCGCAGCGCTTTACGAGCCTATCCAGGACATGGAGTCCCTCCAGCTTCTCAACGACATGCTTTCCAAAGGCAAGCTGAAAGCAGATCCGAGTGACGGGGGGAAAGAGATGGACGGCGTAGCGCCGCAAGACCCTCACTGGGATTTCCGAcgcgcctcggccagcagcatAAGCTTGGTCATATGGGGATACCGCTTGATGAAGGGACACCCCGGGACCAAAGAGCAGATGGACTTCTTCGAAAACAACcccacggcggcggtcgcggGGGGTCCTATTCCCCTGATCGACACCTTCACCTGGCTCAAGCACGTCCCCTACCTCATCTCGCCGTGGAAACGGGCCGGCGAAAAGTACCACCAAAGCGAGGCCGAGCACCACGTGAAGAACTTCCGCCGGGGGCTGAGGCAGCCCGGATACAACGTCAGCAAGCAGATCGCCAACGGCGTGGAGCGGCTCggggcgaggacgagcgaggcggagatggcgTGGATCGCGGCGACGCTGACGCTGGCCAACAGCGAGACGAGCGTGTCGATCCTGAGCtggttcgtcgtcgccatgatCACATACCCGCACATGATGCGCAAGGCGCAGGCCATgctggacgaggtcgtcggccagcAGAGGTTACCCGTGTACGAGGACAGGGCGCGGCTGCCGTATATCGACGCCATGATCGAAGAGGTCATGCGGTGGCGCCCGATCCTCCCCGCCGGGATGGATCATGCCGtggccgaagaggacgagTACATGGGCTACCGGATCCCCGCGGGGGCCACCGTCGTGGCGTCGCAGTGGGCCATCACGCGGGACAAGGCCGTTTTCGGCGCGGACAGCGACGATTTCCGGCCGGAGAGGTGGCTCGAGGGCCAGGATCTGCCCAAGATCTCGTTCGGGTACGGACGACGGCTGTGCCCGGGGAGGCACGTGGGACGGGACGGCCTATGGATCATGTTCGCACGGCTGCTGTGGGCGTTCGAGATGGAGGCGCCGACTGAAGCGGCCACGGGGAAGAAGGTGGTGATTGACCCGATGGCCATGCCGCCGTTaggcatcgtcatcgcccccAAGCCGTTTGAGGCGCTTTTCAAGCCCAGGGGAGAGTGGGTGGAGGAGTTGGTCCacggcgagctcgagaggAGCGAGAAGGGTGTTGAGACACTCATGGAACAGATTGGGGCAGCCAAAGGGCTTCGATAA
- a CDS encoding Putative immunoglobulin-like, integrin alpha, polysaccharide lyase family 11 has protein sequence MRFLSLLSTSITLSCALPALAARPLENLGRGVVAVRASEKDTLVTWRLLGLDPDGIGFNVYRDTDSSPTKLNSEVLTGGTNFIDSTSVADEVNTYFVRPVVDGKEQDASGSFSLPAKNPIEPIVRVPIRSGGAVKFVWVGDLDGDGEWDYVLDRQTSPQTIEAYTGNGTFLWELNLGPNSENQDNIEPGPSAVNLGHWDGVTVFDFDSDGRAEVAVRIANGVKFGDGTTFDKGESDNHQFMAIIDGRTGALRASAPIPTTYIADGPVAARLGAGFLDGDTPHLVAYLKNRIGSAGFNLMFVAWTFDGTSLTQKWKWDRGDKDFPDGHNTRIIDVDGDGRDEVLEIGFALNGDGTERYSLAGQGVIHGDRFHLAKIDPTREGLQGYGVQQRNPAFLYEYYYDGSTGDMIWKHSGDSENDVGRGMVGDIDPTHPGMEVWSFSGLYNAKENALTNAEPADAALAPWPHLGIWWDGDELLELFNDGKFEKWDWENPSPSNGLPRILRVSDFGGAPYGRNPAFIGDILGDWREEVIVTNAAADELLVFTTDKPSDIRLYTLAHNPAYRNAMTLKGYVQSHHVDYFLGKGMETPPRPNIRYAGAR, from the coding sequence ATGAGGTTTCTGTCGTTGCTTTCAACTTCAATCACGTTGTCATGTGCCCTTCCGGCACTGGCGGCGCGGCCCCTGGAAAACCTCGGCCGTGGCGTGGTAGCCGTCCGCGCAAGTGAGAAAGACACTCTAGTTACCTGGAGACTGCTCGGACTCGACCCAGACGGAATCGGCTTTAATGTCTACCGCGACACAGACAGCTCGCCGACGAAGCTCAACAGCGAGGTTCTCACTGGCGGCACCAACTTCATCGACTCTACCTCTGTTGCGGACGAGGTCAACACCTACTTTGTACGACCAGTCGTCGATGGCAAGGAGCAGGATGCCAGTGGTTCCTTCAGCCTGCCTGCCAAGAACCCAATCGAACCAATCGTCCGAGTCCCGATCCGCAGCGGCGGTGCTGTCAAGTTCGTCTGGGTGGGCGacctcgatggcgacggcgagtgGGACTACGTTCTCGACCGGCAGACTTCGCCCCAGACAATCGAGGCCTACACGGGCAACGGGACCTTTCTCTGGGAGCTCAACTTGGGCCCGAACAGCGAGAACCAGGACAACATCGAGCCCGGGCCCTCGGCCGTCAACCTCGGACACTGGGACGGCGTCACCGTGTTCGATTTCGACAGCGACGGACGTGCCGAGGTCGCGGTGAGGATCGCTAACGGCGTCAAGTTTGGCGACGGCACGACGttcgacaagggcgagagTGACAACCACCAGTTcatggccatcatcgacgggCGAACAGGCGCTCTCCGCGCCTCGGCCCCGATCCCCACGACTTacatcgccgacggcccGGTCGCTGCCCGCCTGGGCGCCGGGTTTCTCGATGGAGACACGCCGCATCTGGTGGCGTACTTGAAGAACCGCATCGGGTCCGCCGGCTTCAACCTCATGTTCGTCGCCTGGACCTTTGACGGCACCTCCCTCACGCAAAAGTGGAAGTGGGACCGCGGCGACAAGGACTTCCCCGACGGCCACAACACGCGCATCATCGACGTGGACGGGGACGGCCGGGACGAGGTCCTGGAGATCGGCTTCGCgctcaacggcgacggcacggAACGATACAgcctcgccggccagggcGTCATCCACGGCGACCGCTTCCACCTCGCCAAGATCGATCCGACCCGCGAGGGTCTTCAGGGGTACGGCGTGCAGCAGAGGAACCCGGCCTTTCTGTACGAGTACTATTACGACGGGTCGACGGGGGACATGATCTGGAAGCACTCGGGCGACAGCGAGAACGACGTCGGCCGCGGCATGGTCGGCGACATCGACCCGACGCACCCGGGCATGGAGGTCTGGTCGTTCTCCGGGCTGTACAACGCCAAGGAGAACGCCCTCACGAACGCGGAGCCGGCGGACGCCGCGCTGGCGCCGTGGCCTCACCTCGGCATCTGGTGGGACGGGgacgagctgctggagctgtTCAACGACGGCAAGTTCGAGAAGTGGGACTGGGAGAACCCGAGCCCTTCCAACGGCCTGCCCCGGATCCTCCGCGTCAGCGacttcggcggcgcgccgtACGGGCGGAACCCGGCCTTCATCGGCGACATCCTCGGGGACTGGCGGGAGGAGgtcatcgtcaccaacgCGGCAGCGGACGAGCTGCTCGTCTTCACGACGGACAAGCCGAGCGACATCCGCCTGTATACGCTGGCGCATAACCCGGCGTACCGCAACGCCATGACGCTGAAGGGGTACGTGCAGTCGCACCACGTCGACTACTTCCTCGGCAAGGGCATggagacgccgccgcggccgaaCATTCGTTATGCGGGGGCCAGATAG
- a CDS encoding Putative Clr5 domain-containing protein: protein MEESHHRLVSGFDLLHIPYDERWEHLKPIIVEAYLGKNGSGKPLTIPKLAEFIKKNHGFSAEVHQYRHRLHKWDIRKRTTTQEKDDIVAVVGKRSRAGASTSAVTIHQGGLMKEVDKKQLKRQADHPSPFGPITTTPRYLNVGSPEATTPGGPAPDLTPTAALITQKTLQDRSNLLLQGRREELLSRCNESDRRIISGWLHDYWMHSYLTAKFWGRGPQQWTAGLVSEVTLVGNNLETPPNFSSPAGWFPAPSPRTSEIPQPTSLCRWVIHYEEDSDLEYETEDSSPIETQAEFELRDESSWTPWPAAETQNRTLQSAMEESFTRSQFSATSVDELPLSNEFIAQAVSKSPKELALDSLAFAIMSGNLESVSNLLESGCGIDIGTIHPYHLAASILDGGHTCCKVMNDLIRLLDDHPIALNNIDSDGHTVLDSLLISILRSHTNLAPFEVSTSFNHRTRFPGEERDICGRWDADSPTVRRLHKEGHARIPQQWKHNFCHSSVQAVCHSMLSIYVPSSAPKIDTLSGLFRRRCTECGLELKLGPLHVLVIVAFYLAQRGMDGETLFGAVACAVCLLVLGADANLKAELSVAELLNSAEDNGCRHHPITAAGLAEQVPQSMIDTWSPSCQTGWKCLSLVLHRSTALYPQRPGLRREQQSTMVNSGLQSYYDNGRYNFDLEFMTSEGWEEVSDGDLFDCELVDDHEHFELPCMQDLGVLWASIQTELLTWRKITSLDPDISENFQMVFLERWLKGETEGFQTPLVEDRLMREHSKCGWFGNILVPTASGVSARYFMNMDVWVRTSFVDTMVPIGCKRY, encoded by the exons ATGGAAGAATCACACCATCGACTGGTGTCCGGGTTCGATCTTCTGCATATCCCATATGACGAGCGCTGGGAGCACCTCAAGCCCATCATCGTGGAGGCTTACCTTGGCAAGAATGGCTCTGGCAAACCTTTGACAATCCCGAAGCTCGCCGAATTCATAAAGAAGAACCATGGGTTCAGTGCAGA GGTCCATCAATACCGACATCGCCTGCACAAGTGGGACATCCGAAAACGAACCACCACACAAGAGAAGGACGACATTGTGGCTGTTGTTGGCAAACGCAGTCGCGCCGGTGCGAGTACTTCCGCTGTGACCATTCATCAAGGAGGCTTGATGAAGGAAGTAGACAAGAAGCAGCTGAAGAG ACAAGCCGACCACCCGTCGCCCTTTGGCCCAATAACGACCACTCCTCGTTACCTGAATGTCGGCAGCCCCGAAGCAACCACACCAGGTGGGCCGGCGCCCGATTTGACCCCCACGGCTGCTTTGATCACGCAAAAGACTTTGCAGGATCGTTCGAACTTGCTTCtgcaaggccgccgagaagagctTCTGAGCAGATGTAACGAGAGTGACCGAAG AATCATTTCTGGATGGCTTCACGATTACTGGATGCATTCCTACCTTACAGCCAAGTTCTGGGGCAGAGGACCACAACAGTGGACTGCTGGGTTGGTGTCGGAGGTTACCCTCGTAGGAAACAACTTGGAAACTCCTCCGAACTTCTCATCGCCAGCCGGGTGGTTCCCTGCCCCCTCTCCGCGCACATCTGAAATCCCACAACCGACCAGTCTATGCCGGTGGGTGATTCATTACGAAGAAGACAGTGACCTCGAGTATGAAACCGAAGATTCTTCACCTATCGAGACGCAAGCCGAATTCGAACTGCGTGATGAATCTTCATGGACCCCTTGGCCAGCCGCCGAAACACAGAATCGCACTCTACAAAGCGCCATGGAGGAGTCTTTCACGCGGAGCCAGTTCAGTGCAACTTCGGTTGACGAACTACCACTCTCCAACGAGTTCATCGCCCAGGCCGTCTCCAAATCCCCTAAAGAGCTCGCGTTAGACTCGCTTGCCTTTGCCATCATGTCGGGCAATCTAGAGTCTGTCTCCAATTTGTTGGAATCGGGCTGTGGAATTGATATCGGAACTATCCACCCTTACCATCTGGCAGCCTCTATCTTGGATGGCGGTCATACCTGTTGCAAAGTAATGAACGATCTCATTCGACTTCTAGACGACCATCCAATTGCGCTTAACAACATCGATTCCGATGGACATACCGTCCTTGATAGCCTCCTGATCTCAATTCTTCGGTCACACACGAACCTGGCCCCCTTCGAGGTTAGCACAAGCTTCAATCATCGCACGAGATTCCCcggagaagagagagacatcTGCGGCCGGTGGGATGCCGACTCACCGACAGTGCGGCGATTGCACAAAGAAGGACACGCTCGTATCCCTCAGCAATGGAAACACAACTTCTGCCACAGCAGTGTGCAGGCAGTGTGTCACAGCATGCTGTCAATCTATGTTCCATCGTCAGCGCCAAAGATCGATACCCTTAGTGGCCTCTTTCGACGTCGTTGCACCGAGTGTGGTCTTGAATTGAAGTTGGGACCACTCCACGTGCTTGTCATTGTTGCATTCTATCTTGCACAGCGTGGTATGGATGGCGAGACACTTTTTGGGGCAGTGGCATGCGCAGTTTGCCTGCTGGTCCTTGGGGCTGATGCGAACCTGAAAGCAGAACTGTCTGTGGCAGAACTTCTCAACTCTGCCGAAGACAATGGCTGTAGGCATCATCCCATTACTGCTGCTGGGCTTGCGGAACAGGTTCCTCAGTCAATGATTGATACTTGGTCACCATCTTGTCAAACTGGCTGGAAATGTCTGTCCTTGGTCCTTCACCGATCAACCGCATTATACCCTCAGCGCCCAGGACTGCGACGAGAACAACAATCCACGATGGTCAATAGTGGGCTACAAAGCTACTACGATAACGGCCGCTACAATTTTGACCTTGAATTCATGACCTCAGAGGGTTGGGAAGAAGTCAGTGATGGGGATTTGTTCGACTGTGAACTTGTCGACGATCACGAGCACTTTGAATTACCTTGCATGCAAGACTTGGGTGTCCTATGGGCGTCAATCCAGACAGAATTGCTTACCTGGAGAAAGATCACCAGTCTTGATCCGGACATCTCAGAAAACTTTCAAATGGTTTTCTTGGAAAGATGGCTCAAGGGGGAAACAGAAGGTTTTCAAACACCTTTGGTCGAGGACCGGTTGATGAGAGAGCATTCAAAATGTGGTTGGTTTGGGAATATCTTAGTGCCCACCGCGTCTGGTGTTTCTGCACGCTATTTCATGAACATGGACGTTTGGGTAAGGACTAGTTTTGTCGACACCATGGTCCCTATAGGGTGTAAGCGTTATTAA